From the Drosophila sechellia strain sech25 chromosome X, ASM438219v1, whole genome shotgun sequence genome, the window ATCTGGAGCCCGCCCAGCGTGCCTACTTGGAGACGGCGCGTCACTTTGCCGAGGAGCCGCCACTGGCCGCCCATGCCGCCTCGATGGCCTCCCCACCTGCCGCGTGCCCGCCGAAGCAGCGCCAGCGTCTAcgtcaccagcagcagcagcaacagcaacagctgctACAGTCGGAGAGCAGTgaccaggagcagcaggctGCTGGCCAGGATTGGTCCAAGTCGGAGCCAAATGGCAGTGCCACGCCCAAAATGCTCAGCGATGGCAATGCTAACAAGCAGGAAACGGAGGGCGGCGATGAATCGCTACCGGCAGTGCTAACCActgccagcagcagcggcaccaAAAAGCTGGAAAAGATTGGTGAACGTCGCGAACGCCATGGAAAATTACGTCATGCTCGTCGCCTCTATGAGAAGTCTGGAGAGAATGAGGTTAATCCGCCCAAGGAGGAGCCCGATGAGCTGCCGCAACCGGTAGAAGAGATCGAGAACGAGCATCTGGTGGCAAATAGGGCAGAGTCGCCGCGTCCTACGGTCGTCATACCAGCTAGTTTTGCGTGCAAATACGAGGGCGGCGTGACTGCCGCAGGCGGTGGCTCCGGTTCTGGATCCGGATCGGTTGGATCCTCCTACTTGATCAACGAACATGGCATGCTGATGGCCCACGAATTTGCACCGAATGTGGCCAGTGCCGCCGCCACCGCAGCTGTGGCCGTcgcagcagccgccgccgcagTGGCAAATGCCTcagccggaaacggaaacggtgGCCAGGATGCAAGTGGCAGTGGAACCGGTGCCGCCGCCGAATATCCCGACATCAAGCTGGAGGACTACGATGCCGCCGAACTGCGACTGACCAACGAGGAGCTGTCGCAGTGGCAGGACGTCATCAAGATGGACGACTATCTGGCTAAGGGGCGGCGTCCACAATTCTGGGAAGAGCCATTCACCAAGCGTGTAAGCCTAGGTTTAAGTTTAATCAGctataaatgtttaaaatattaaatagtaaatattataattcATATTGGCCAGGCAGTTGAAATGCAAACCAATTAAAACCAGCTAAAAAGTGTACACTTTTTCTGTGTTcaagtttagtttttgttttcttttttgcttCTTCTGTCGTTTTTTGTACCTTGTTTTAATGCTAAACTACGAGTTAAGCAAGCTTCTATGAAGAGGGCAAATTAAACTAATTGCTTAGGTGTGACATCGTCAAATACTTGGCAATGTAATGATAATAACAATGGATGATCGGATCggaaatattgaaatacttttgttttggAATCTTTCAGGTGTTGGACGCcattaaaaacaagagactCGAAATGAAGAAGGCCGCCAGAATTCTGGGCGTCTCCTATGGCACTCTGTACGGGCGTTACCGCGAGGTCTATGGCTGCCTTAAGCATCCTTACAGGTGCGTTGAAGTGCTTCCAGTTACTGAATGTATGTAGGTTTTAAATCACGTCTTTATTACGATATAGTGGCACCGCCTTCCGGAACTCCGGATCCACCTCGACCAGTCAGATGGGAGTTCAGCCCCGCTTCGATTTGGGATTCCGCAACGGGGGCGTCCTCCCAGCTCAGCTGGGTAAGTaggatctacaaaggtgctgacAAATAACCAACTTACTGGGGAATTAAGTCCAAACCAATCCCTACTTGCAGAGCTGGGCAAGCTGAAGAAGGATTTGAGCGAGCTATGGACACGTCCGCAGATTTGAGAACCAACCAATGCCACAACCATGAAGAAACTGCAAAAAAGCCTCAAACGTCGCCACAGGCTGATCTAGGAACACAGCAGAAGGATGAAAGACAGCTAGACGAGGCTAGTTTTGGATCCTGAGTAATGCTTTCCTGAATCGATTCCCACATTAATGTGTTGTTCCCATCGGCGGGTTACAACTATAACTGATCTACACATTTAGGATCTTATTATtacataatatataatataaatacatgTCTATAAATACAACCGCGTGGATTAGTTAATTGAAATACGCACGGGCACGTGTGGTTTTAGTGGTAAATACATTTCTCTTGGTAGTGAAATTCAACACCATAAACTATGGAATCTAGTTAATCGATAAAATAACACGAAAGTGAAGTGAATTTTTTGATAAGCTAACGAAAACGAACACAAACAATATGTAttacatacaaaaaaatatatgtttaaaacaaataaagtaATATCTATTAAAATATGTTCAAAACGATATTAAGTAATACCTTTCTACGGCTATTTGGTTCAAATTGTGGCGCCAATATAGTTAATCGGTACCGATACCGATTACAGTCCGATGGAAGCCCGATACCGACGAACTGCTGCGAGCTAGAGCTGGGATGTTTTCGATGCGTTCAGAGCAAAAATTCGATACTATCGTTTTTCTTGAACGGCACTTTACTAAATGTATATCTTATACATATAAGATATATATGCTACATATATACCTTAATATattgaaaatcaaaattattccTTTCAATTATTTCTAAAAACCACGAAAAGCAGTAATATTAATAAACTATATGGAAGTTATGGGACtccttaaaaaaaatgtacataaatattatattatccATGAATTTCCTTGCAAAAAAAGTATGTCAGCATTGATTGTTTTAAGGAAAGCCCTGCGGTTACTTATTATCCGTCCAGCCTTGTTAAACATGCGCTAAGACTCTGTTGATGTAGTGTAGATACTACTTGTTTCATATTACAATCGTTATGCTGAAATAAAGAATATTTGATTTATACTTCTTTTAAATAGGTATAGTTACATTCCAGTATTGTTTGAAATCTATATACATAACCATCGGTAGCGACAAAAAACAATCGATAGTGAATCAGAATGGTAAAAGCTTCGATACCTTGATTGTAGTATCGAATATTTTCCATCTCTACTGCGAGCGTCAGTCAAGTTCTTTTCTTTGATTTCTGATTCGTCTAGACGTAACTTGAAAATGCTGCTGAAATTGGTGAATATAAATGGCTTGCAGCACCTGTTCGCCTGCACTGAGGGGCAGGATGATGAAACCCTAACTATTCTCTTTCTCCATCCTCGCGAGAAATTGAGTTACTCCGAGACTTTGATGAAACACGATTACCAACAGCGTTTGAAAGTATGTTTTCCGCATTTTCATGTGGTGAAATAGTGTAAATGCAATACGTTTTTTCGACCAGACGCTCAACGCGCGTGTGAAGTTTCCCGAGGAATTGGTGCGCCTGGTCCTGGTCAACGAGGATCCATTGCATGTCGAACAGCATTTCCAGCACCCATTGAACATCCTCAAGCTTAAGTATGCCATGGCGAATACTGAAGTTTCCCTCAAGTGGGAATGGCACCTGAGACCCATGGATGCCGCACAGGTCAGCAACTGACTTTCGCAGACTCAGTTCCAACagttttatttgccatttatGCCATTATTCCCACAGTTTTATAGCCAAATGTTCTTGAACACAATGTCCACGGCTTCGGGACTGCGGGATCAGATACCCCTTCTGCTAGATATTATCCAAGCCAAGGATAAGGAGCTGAACCAGTATCGCACCGAGGGATGCCAGCTGCGCAGAGGTTAGTTAAGTGCATGTTTGCAAATCGAAAGTTCTAGTGCATTCCCTTCGTTTAGTTACCGTAGAAACTAAGCCCTTTGATCTCGATGCTTTTTTAAATGAGCACAAGGAATTGCTGGACTGTGCCGCTGCGTACCAGAAGGCGCAGAGTATTTTTGTTGCTGATAAGCCATCGGACAATTTGACACCGCTTTCTTCGCCATGTGCAAGGGATGTCGCGCCCCATACTCCGTCAAACGGATACTCTGCTTCTTGGAAGATATCAAGCCCAAAAAAAGCTCCTCGCATTAGGTAAGATTAGTACTATATGTTCACAATTACAGATTAATAAGATATGTTTTGGAAATTGCAGGAAGCGCAAGGCTCTTGAAATTAATACCAATCATATGGAGCGCAAGGTGATGCAGCGCCGCTCCAATCCGCTTATCGAGTACAGAAGCTCGCAAAGTTCCCAAGAGACAAACGCAAGTGAAATCTTTCAAGTAGAGGACAAGAAGAACGATCTCAGTGATGGCAAAGAGCCATCCACATCATCTGGGCTTTCCAAAGGCTGGTCGGCCAAACTAACCAAATATGAACTTGCATCTCAGGAAGAGTATGCTTATTGTAAAGATGAGGATGATTCTTCTAAAGATGAGGATGCTTCTTCTAAAGATGCGGATGCTTCTTCTAAAGATGAGGATGGTCCTGCTAAAGATGAGGATGCTTCTGCTAAAGATGAGGATGCTTTTTCTCAAGATGAGGATACTTCTTCTAAAGATGAGGATGCTTCTGCTAAAGATGAGGAGAACACTAACGCTTCCAACGCTTACAAATTCATCATAAAGAAGGTTGAATCTATTAAAGACTTTTGCGATTGCCCAAAGGCAGTCATTCAAGATCACGAAGTCCGAAAGTCCGAGGGGAATTTTGATGTAACTCTTCAAATTGAGCTGGAAGAGATCAAAGCCGCACTGATTTACTCAACTGGTCGCGTCGTAGAAGCGATCAATAATTTAgagaaaaaataatttggaaaCGATCTCATTCTAAGGGTGCTACAAGCAAAACTTTACCCTTAGTACATacgttttttattatttttttttttttttgagataAAAACAAGTCCTCAGTGATAAAAGGATAAAAGACATGATTCCATTTGTTGATTAGGTATTCGTACCTAAGCCCATCGAACAGCAATCAAATGGAACAAAGCACTGTATAGTGTTGTAGATTTTAATAAGACGTCTTACCAAAACACCCTCAGCACACAAACAAGTTGAGTTCCACTCCATAGAAGCAGAAACTAACTGCTATCTTTATGGAACATATCGAATGATATTAATATGTGCCAAATTATTGCCCGGGACTTTCGTGGTCActtatcgtccgattagtcaCGGCTTTCCAACGGTTATACCTCCTGATCAATGCATTTCATgttaaatgtttattgtttatatatttttttgattactaataaaatttataaaaaataacccGTTTACTATTGGAATAAATAATCTATAAAGTTTGTCTTATCCCATTTGCTTTAGAATCTTTCAGGTGTTGGACGCcattaaaaacaagagactCGAAATGAAGAAGGCCGCCAGAATTCTGGGCGTCTCCTATGGCACTCTGTACGTGCGTTACCGCGAGGTCTATGGCTGCCTTAAGCATCCTTACAGGTGCGTTAAAGTGCTTCCAGTTACTGAATCACGTCTTTATTACGATATAGTGGCACCGCCTTCCGGAACTCCGGATCCACCTCGACCAGTCAGATGGGAGTTCAGCCCCGCTTCGATTTGGGATTCCGCAACGGGGGCGTCCTCCCAGCTCAGCTGGGTAAGTaggatctacaaaggtgctgacAAATAACCAACTTACTGGGGAATTAAGTCCAAACCAATCCCTACTTGCAGAGCTGGGCAAGCTGAAGAAGGATTTAAGCGAGCTATGGACACGTCCGCAGATTTGAGGACCAACCAATGCCACAACCATTCAGAAACCGCAGAAAAGCCTCAAACGTCGCCACAGGCTGATCTAGGAATACAGCATAAGGATGAAAGACAGCTAGATGACGCTAGTTTTGATacaaacaatatttattacgcacaaaaaatgtatgtttAAAACAAATATAGTAATATCTATTAAAATATGCTCAAAACGATATGTAATTCTTTCTACGGCTCTTTGGATTCAAATTGTGGCGCCAATATAGTTGGCCGATTAAAGCCCGATGCCGTCGAACAGCTGCTAGAGCTGGTATGTTTTCGATATGTATACTACAATCCGTTTGCTGAAATAAAGAATATTCCATTTATACTTCTCCTAATGGTTAGTGCAAATAAGTATAGAGTTACTTTCCACTATTGTTGGGAATCTTTTTACATCACCATTGATAGTGACGATTGTGGATCTGTATGGTAAGAATTCGATACCTCGACGGTACTATCGATTCTTTTCCATCTCCATTGCGAGCGACAGTGGAGTTTCTTTCCTTTGATTTCTGATCCTTCTAGACGTATCTTGAAAATGCTGCTGAAATTAGTGAATATAAATGGCTTCCAGCACCTATTCGCCTGCACTGAGGGGCAGGATGATGAAACTCTAACTATTCTCGTTCTCCATCCTCGCGAGAAATTGAGTTACTCCGAGACTTTGATGAAACACGATTACCAACAGCGTTTGAAAGTAagttttccgcattttcaTGTGGTGAAATAGTGTAAATGCAATACGTTTTTTCAACCAGACGCTCAACGCGCGTGTGGAGTTTCCAGAGGAATTGGTGCGCCTGGTCTTGGTCAACGAGGATCCATTGCATGTCGAACAGCATTTCCAGCACCCATTGAACATCCTCAAGCTTAAGTATGCCATGGCGAATACTGAAGTTTCCCTCAAGTGGGAATGGCACCTGAGACCCATGGATGCCGCACAGGTCAGCAACTGACTTTCGCAGACTCAGTTCCAACagttttatttgccatttatGCCATTATACCCACAGTCGTATAGCCAAATGTTCTTGAACACAATGTCCACGGCTTCGGGACTGCGGGATCAGATACCCCTTCTACTAGAGATTATCCAAGCCAAGGATAAGGAGCTGAACCAGTATCGCACCGAGGGATGCCAGCTGCGCAGAGGTTAGTTAAGTGCATGTTTGCAAATCGAAAGTTCTAGTGCCTTCCATTCGTTTAGTTAGTAATCGCCAAAACCCTATGCCTCCTTTAGTGACCGAAGTAACCAAGCCTTTTGAACTCGAGGCTTTTATGGATAAGCACAAGGAATTGCTGGACTGTGCCGCTGCGTACCAGAAGGCGCAGAGTATTTTGACACCGCTTTCTTCGCCATGTGCACGTGATGTCGCGCCTTATACTCCGTCAAACGGATACTCAGCTTCTTCAAAGACATCAAGCCCAAAAGAAGCCCCTCGCATTAGGTAAGATTAGTACTATATGTTCACAATTACAGATTAATAAGATATGTTTTCGCAATTGCAGCAAGCGCAAGGCTCTTGAAACCAATCCCAATCATATGGAGCGCGAGGTGATGCATAGCTCGCATAGTTTCCAAGAGTCAAACGCAAATATAATCTTAGAAGTAGAGCTAGTGCCAATGGACACGAAATATGATCTCAGTGATGCCGAAGAGTCTGGGCTTTCCCCAGGAGGGTCGGCCAACCTAACCAATTTAAATGCATCCGTCGGAAATGGTGTATATGAACTTGCATCTCAGGAACAGTATGCTTTTTCTATAGATGAGGATGCTTCTTCTGAAGATGAGGATAGTTCTTCTAATGATGAAGATGCTCCTTCTAAAGTTGAGGATGAATATGATGATATATCAATATGTTAGCGAAAAAGTGATTTGAAAACGATCTCATTCTAAAGGGCCCTACAAGCAAAACTTTAGCCTTAGTAcatacgttttttttttgagataAAAACAAGTCCTCAGTGATAAAAGGATAAAAGACATGATTCCACTTGTTGATTAGGTATTCGTACCTAAGCCCATCGAACAGCAATCAAATGGAACAAAGGACTGTATAGTGTTGTAGATTTTAATAAGACGTCTTACCAAAACACCCTCAGTACAAACAAGTTGAGTTCCACTTCATACAAGCAGCAACTAATTCCTATCTCTATGGAACATATCGAATGATATTAAAATGTGCCAAATTATTGCCCGGGACTTTCGTGGTCActtatcgtccgattagtcaCGGCTTTCCAACGGTTATAACCTTCTTATCAATGCATTttatgttaaatgttatttctttatatattttttggcacgATTACTAATAAAATTGATTACAAAAAACCACGTTTACAACTAGAATAAATAGCCTTTAAAGTTTGTCTAATCCCAATCAACCAGCTGCCGTGGTGTTCTGGCGTTACCAATTCCATTCCCTCCCATTGAAATCAAAAACGAATTTTGCTctaatttgcaatttgtttacttttatgGCACCCGATTCGAGCCATCGAGCTGTTGTCAATGTGGAGCTTTGGGGCTTTGGCAACATTCAATTTACGCACATTTGGCGATAAGATACGCCAAAGGCAACCCACAAATAATATCAACTGGCCATGGGTCGGATGGCTCATTGCGGTGGCTCTATTCAAGAAATTCGGTCGATAGTAGCAGCCCCACCTGTATCATTTCGAATTCCCATACTGCCAAGTACCCAAGAGAGATGGCTAAAGTCTGGGCCATAGTGCTACTCCTAGGGGCACTGGCCTCCGGCGAAAGTGAGTCATAGTTTGATCGCAATCAATCAAAATTACATCCGAATAGTGATACGAAAGTATAGATTGTATTTACCTCAACAGAACGAACTAGTAAACGAATTATGGCCGTTCGGTTAAAAGTTATGTGAAAATCGAAGcctaaaactatttttttttactttttgttttgataaaTGGTTGGTATTACCCAAGATAAAGAAACATACCATACTCCAATGTGTATAAAACAATCAATAAGTGGCCAAATTCAACTGCTTTGgtattcaaaaaaatatagttTCAAAGTGCTCAAAACAGCATTGTAAATATGCCGAATTGGTATATGGTTATGGTAATTACCTTTTTCGATTTAAGCACAAAAGTGAaggaaatttttattttagaacaAAAGAACATTTCTTTTCTATGACACTGACTAATTTTCGGAATTATACAATTTTGCAAGGAGTGGCAATAATTCACGTTCGATTAGATTGTCTTGTTTTTCCATTCCGCCGAAGCGTTATGAACCGCTCACCATAAACTTTTAAAGTACTTTTTTGTTAAGACAACAATGCCAGCTATCTCCTCGCCCAAGATAAACATATTTATGATAGGTAGTTGACGAGTCTGTAGGGTTAATCAATGTCAATGGAGGTTTATCATGGCCATCAGACCGATATTTAATCGTACATTAATTACCTATTTGGCTATACCTATTTCAGGTCTTGCAAGCGAGACGACTGGAAATATAGCGCCCAAGATCGTGGGCGGCTATGATACGACCATAGAACAGGTGTCGTACCAGGTGTCCATTCGCCTCACCGCCAACGAGAGGAAGAGCTATGGGTCCGGTCACCTGTGCGGTGGAGTGGTCATTTCCCAACGTTTGGTGGCCACCGCCGCACACTGCTGTTACATGTGCGTGCTTATCCTGCTGCCTCGTTCAACTGCAATGTtcatatgctaatagattccGATTTCTAGCACCGACAAGAAGAAGTACCGAACTGCTGGCGAATTCGTCCTGGTCATGGGCAGCACCTACCTGACGAGCTCCACCGATCGCACTTTGATGTACTACCTGCAGCAGCTGATCACGCACGAGAATTATAATCCGGACGCGTTGACCAACGACATTGCGCTGATGTTCATCAATGGTTATATACCCTGGAATTGGCCAACGGTGACGGCCCTGGCGTTGAACAGCCAACTCGTGGCCACAAACACCGACTGCCTGATCTCCGGATGGGGTATGCTCCAGCAGGTGAGTCCACAAATGTTTTCCACTGTCAGATGGAATTCTATTCTACGAGTATTCACGGATAAACTGATAAATCTGATAAAATCTCTATAAACTTTCAGAGCGGAATATTTAATAGTAATACTCTGCAGGCCGCGACGGTGCCCATAGTGTCGTATGCAACCTGTCGCATTTCGTACAATCCGATACCGGTTTCCCAGGTGTGCGCCGGCTATTGGACTGGCGGAGTGGACGCCTGCCAGGGCGACTCCGGCGGACCCATGAGCTGCAACGGAATGTTGGTCGGAATCGTTTCGTACGGCGCTGGATGCGCAGCACCTGGTTTTCCGGGTGTCTACACCAATGTGTCGTTCTATTACGATTGGATTGTCCAGAAGAACAACTCCCTCAACTATACCATCTATCATAATGGAGGAGTGCGGCAGGGATCGAATTGGTCCTACCTGGGCATTCTTCCACTCCTTGTGGCCTTCCTCTTGGAACTCTGAATCTAGTCAATCGCATAAGTCCGCCAAATAGTCAAAGACTAGATTATAACCTAATTAAAACTGCAATTaacttattaaattaatttacaattctATTTTTGACACCTGAGTATTTTGTATCATTACAAATACATAGCAAACATCAATGGGCTGTcagtttttttaaatttcgaactttttttgtcgtttttCTTATTGAGTTCGATTTTGTGGGATTTGACATGGACGACCACCTGTTGGTGTGGTTGCTGATTGTGGCGACCCACTCCGGAATCACTCAGTCTCAGATTGGCCAACAGACGGCTACAGCCTCGCCCTTCGTGATCCTGCCGAAGATCGTTGGTGGCTACACGGTGACCATTGACCAAGTGCCCTTCCAGGTGTCCGTTCGCCGGCGGTCGATCCACGAGCGGCACTACGGATTGGGTCACGTGTGCGGCGGAGCGGTCCTCTCTCAGCGGGTCGTCTGTTCGGCGGCACATTGCTACGCCATGTGGGTGAAATAAGTGAATTGAATCCGTAAGATAAGTGTAACGACGACCTGCATTTTAGAAATACCTCAGAACCACTGGTCTATCGTGATCCCGAGTTATATGTGGTAGTGGCAGGCAGCAGCGCCATCGATCGGACGGACCGCTTCACCCAGGAGTACCTGGTGCAGCGCATCATTGGCCACAAAGACTACAATGGCAGCACGCTGGAGAACGATATCGCCCTGCTCTTTCTCAACGGATTCATTCCTTGGGAATCGCCGGGGGTGCGGGCAATACCGCTGGCCATAAAAGCACCCGAAGAGGGCACCATCTGCCTTATCCACGGATGGGGCAAGGTCACCATGGTGAGTGACTGGGAACATTCCAATCATGTCTTTATCCGCTACTTATAATTTTCAATTCAGAAGGAGAAATCGGCTTCGCTGCAGCAAGCGCCTGTACCGATCCTCAACAAGGAGCTCTGCCAGGTGATCTACAAGCTGCCCGCCTCCCAGATGTGCGCCGGATTCCTGCAGGGCGGCATCGATGCCTGCCAGGGCGACTCGGGCGGACCGCTGATCTGCGACGGACGTCTGGCCGGGATTATATCATGGGGCGTGGGCTGTGCGGATCCCGGCTATCCGGGTGTCTATACCAATGTGTCGCACTTTCACAAATGGATCCGGAGGGCCAACGCTTCGCTGGACTACTCCGATTACCGGCAAATACCGCCGCTAAATCTGGCTAGTCGCAGATCGGTGTCTTCCAGTTGCTTGGGCATTGGTGTTCTGGCGCTTGCCATGAGCCTTCGTCTTTGACGATGGGACAGTACAATAAATCGCTTGCTCTTCTCTGTCCTACAACTGATTTATCTAATCTTGGCGAGGAGGCACCCATTTGTAGATTGTCCAATAGTTGACGGTGATCGACGGCTTTGATGACATCAGAGGATGGGTTCATGTTCGGGCTACAGGGTACATTGGAATCTTTTGAAATTGAAGTTAGAATGCCATTTTCCAAACATTTTTTCCAGTGACCCATTTGCCTTTTTCCAATAACATCAATATACGCCGCGAATGTAGGCAATAAATTGAGCAATCCCCACTTTTCGATAGTTTATGtttttatatagtttttatGGTAATGCAAATAGAATTTATTGGAACAAGATAAATGGCTGTTAATTGATAATGACCCAAATTCATGAATGAGTAACTTTTGATTGGTACgctttgcattttttgagttgccttaaattgtttatttaacaagttACCCGAAGTCAATATTGTTTGCACATGACGCCACGAGTTCGTGTAAtatcttaattaaaaatgcacacTGGACGCTAATTTCGCTTTTATGATCGAAGATATATGGGGACTGACTTGAGAATTATTAGGAAATTCGGCTGACAAATTATTGGGGAGTTATTGTCTGATATACAAGACCGTTGAACCAcgttaaacaaaaaaaaaaaaataaataaataaataattgaaatatatatgaataatagAATACATAAGGGTAAAGTTgcgttttaaaaaaaattaaatttatataattatttaaaagccAGGAAAATCCAAAGATCTTGACAAGATACAAAGATCGCCATTAATTAGATTTGGGCAAACTATTCAGGAAATCCACTGGGGATCTACCGTTTTTCAAGGGCCTCATAAATCGGTGTGGTAAACCCAAAGATTGGAAAATCCAGCGGTGGCACTTAAAACTAAAGGCTGCAGTTCGTCACACCCGGACGGAGGTCTTCGGTTCTCCGGCGATGACAAGTCCGTCCGGTGTTTTTTGTGGTGTTCTATTGAATTGTACGATGTCTATTGATTAGATTAGGATGcaagatttttattttggcgGCGATATTGGACAACTGGGCTCGGCTCCTTCATTAGTTGGTACCGCCACGTCGAGGAGTTAGCATATAGATTGGCAGAATGATCGGATTGGGACAACTTTTGGCGGTAGCCCTTCTTCTCACTTTCTTGCCAGCGGGCTTGAGAGGTTTGTGGAAATTTTGGACTATTTGGAATATTTCCTAATTGAAAACCCGATTTGTTTTAAATCAGGTGCCACGACACGAACCCACTTGGATACGAATGCCATCCGTCCG encodes:
- the LOC6612334 gene encoding uncharacterized protein LOC6612334 isoform X8 — encoded protein: MLLKLVNINGLQHLFACTEGQDDETLTILFLHPREKLSYSETLMKHDYQQRLKTLNARVKFPEELVRLVLVNEDPLHVEQHFQHPLNILKLKYAMANTEVSLKWEWHLRPMDAAQFYSQMFLNTMSTASGLRDQIPLLLDIIQAKDKELNQYRTEGCQLRRVTVETKPFDLDAFLNEHKELLDCAAAYQKAQSIFVADKPSDNLTPLSSPCARDVAPHTPSNGYSASWKISSPKKAPRIRKRKALEINTNHMERKVMQRRSNPLIEYRSSQSSQETNASEIFQVEDKKNDLSDGKEPSTSSGLSKGWSAKLTKYELASQEEYAYCKDEDDSSKDEDASSKDADASSKDEDGPAKDEDASAKDEDAFSQDEDTSSKDEDASAKDEENTNASNAYKFIIKKVLDAIKNKRLEMKKAARILGVSYGTLGTAFRNSGSTSTSQMGVQPRFDLGFRNGGVLPAQLELGKLKKDLSELWTRPQI
- the LOC6612334 gene encoding uncharacterized protein LOC6612334 isoform X5, whose amino-acid sequence is MLLKLVNINGLQHLFACTEGQDDETLTILFLHPREKLSYSETLMKHDYQQRLKTLNARVKFPEELVRLVLVNEDPLHVEQHFQHPLNILKLKYAMANTEVSLKWEWHLRPMDAAQFYSQMFLNTMSTASGLRDQIPLLLDIIQAKDKELNQYRTEGCQLRRVTVETKPFDLDAFLNEHKELLDCAAAYQKAQSIFVADKPSDNLTPLSSPCARDVAPHTPSNGYSASWKISSPKKAPRIRKRKALEINTNHMERKVMQRRSNPLIEYRSSQSSQETNASEIFQVEDKKNDLSDGKEPSTSSGLSKGWSAKLTKYELASQEEYAYCKDEDDSSKDEDASSKDADASSKDEDGPAKDEDASAKDEDAFSQDEDTSSKDEDASAKDEENTNASNAYKFIIKKVLDAIKNKRLEMKKAARILGVSYGTLYVRYREWHRLPELRIHLDQSDGSSAPLRFGIPQRGRPPSSAGPNQSLLAELGKLKKDLSELWTRPQI
- the LOC6612334 gene encoding uncharacterized protein LOC6612334 isoform X3, producing MLLKLVNINGLQHLFACTEGQDDETLTILFLHPREKLSYSETLMKHDYQQRLKTLNARVKFPEELVRLVLVNEDPLHVEQHFQHPLNILKLKYAMANTEVSLKWEWHLRPMDAAQFYSQMFLNTMSTASGLRDQIPLLLDIIQAKDKELNQYRTEGCQLRRVTVETKPFDLDAFLNEHKELLDCAAAYQKAQSIFVADKPSDNLTPLSSPCARDVAPHTPSNGYSASWKISSPKKAPRIRKRKALEINTNHMERKVMQRRSNPLIEYRSSQSSQETNASEIFQVEDKKNDLSDGKEPSTSSGLSKGWSAKLTKYELASQEEYAYCKDEDDSSKDEDASSKDADASSKDEDGPAKDEDASAKDEDAFSQDEDTSSKDEDASAKDEENTNASNAYKFIIKKVLDAIKNKRLEMKKAARILGVSYGTLYVRYREVYGCLKHPYRCVKVLPVTESRLYYDIVAPPSGTPDPPRPVRWEFSPASIWDSATGASSQLSWVSRIYKELGKLKKDLSELWTRPQI
- the LOC6612334 gene encoding uncharacterized protein LOC6612334 isoform X4, which gives rise to MLLKLVNINGLQHLFACTEGQDDETLTILFLHPREKLSYSETLMKHDYQQRLKTLNARVKFPEELVRLVLVNEDPLHVEQHFQHPLNILKLKYAMANTEVSLKWEWHLRPMDAAQFYSQMFLNTMSTASGLRDQIPLLLDIIQAKDKELNQYRTEGCQLRRVTVETKPFDLDAFLNEHKELLDCAAAYQKAQSIFVADKPSDNLTPLSSPCARDVAPHTPSNGYSASWKISSPKKAPRIRKRKALEINTNHMERKVMQRRSNPLIEYRSSQSSQETNASEIFQVEDKKNDLSDGKEPSTSSGLSKGWSAKLTKYELASQEEYAYCKDEDDSSKDEDASSKDADASSKDEDGPAKDEDASAKDEDAFSQDEDTSSKDEDASAKDEENTNASNAYKFIIKKVLDAIKNKRLEMKKAARILGVSYGTLYVRYREVYGCLKHPYSGTAFRNSGSTSTSQMGVQPRFDLGFRNGGVLPAQLELGKLKKDLSELWTRPQI
- the LOC6612334 gene encoding uncharacterized protein LOC6612334 isoform X7, whose translation is MLLKLVNINGLQHLFACTEGQDDETLTILFLHPREKLSYSETLMKHDYQQRLKTLNARVKFPEELVRLVLVNEDPLHVEQHFQHPLNILKLKYAMANTEVSLKWEWHLRPMDAAQFYSQMFLNTMSTASGLRDQIPLLLDIIQAKDKELNQYRTEGCQLRRVTVETKPFDLDAFLNEHKELLDCAAAYQKAQSIFVADKPSDNLTPLSSPCARDVAPHTPSNGYSASWKISSPKKAPRIRKRKALEINTNHMERKVMQRRSNPLIEYRSSQSSQETNASEIFQVEDKKNDLSDGKEPSTSSGLSKGWSAKLTKYELASQEEYAYCKDEDDSSKDEDASSKDADASSKDEDGPAKDEDASAKDEDAFSQDEDTSSKDEDASAKDEENTNASNAYKFIIKKVLDAIKNKRLEMKKAARILGVSYGTLYVRYREVYGCLKHPYSGTAFRNSGSTSTSQMGVQPRFDLGFRNGGVLPAQLGK